The segment CACTCTGGAAACTATCAAAGACATTTCCGGCCACTTGACCACCATCAAGAACACCGTAGATGCCATGATTGAGCAGCGGAAAGTAGCCAACAAAATTGAAGACACGCGTGAGCGCGCCATCATGTACACCGACGAGGTGTTGGGCTTCTTTGATACTCTTCGCTACAGCGTAGACAAACTAGAGCTGATTGTGGAAGACGAACAGTGGCCTCTGGTGAAATACCGTGAGATGTTATTCCGTCATTAATCCCTAGCAATTTCCAAATACAAAAGCCTCTGCAGTTTGCAGAGGCTTTTTTTATGCTTGGTTTTACTGCGAATTCTGATAATTAACCCCTGATCAGGTTCACAAACACCTAAATAAATATGTTCGGGTCATCTGAAGGTTTGAAGCGACTCGGCGTTAATCTGGTTCCGGCTTCTTTTATTCTTGACCTGATCTTTTCAATAGTAGGTATACGCCGGCTCCATTCCTGTTCCCGCCACCAAGCCTGCATTTTAGGGTTCTGCCTGGCCAGGTCATACACTCTCTTTAAAACGAAAGGCAAAATCAAGGTAGCAATATTGGTTGCAAGGGCGCCTCTTATTCCTAAATGAAGCACGAGCCTGACTAACAACATATCTTGCAGTTTGCCTAATAACAACTTAGGTCCTTTTTCCTGCACATGTCCTTTCAATACCAGTAGTACCTGTTGGGCATTGCCGCTTTCCAATTCCTTTTGCAACCAGTGCTCCACGGTCTCGCGGGTGACTTGTACAGCCTGCGGAATTTGGCTTACGGTCAAGCCTGCCTTGTGCAGCAATTGAGCGGCAAATACATGGCTTCTCTGTAAAAAAGGAACCGGCATAGGGGGTAAAATAAGATTCTTTAGGGGCTACGATTCTAGATACATAAGGTTTAAAGATGCTGCTTAACCTCATGGACTTCAAACCCGTACCGATAGCAATCACTGTAAGTAGAAAAAGAAACCAAATGAACTTTGACGTACCAGAATTCAAAAAGCGCTTAAAAACAGAACGGGCCATGGGTATTGAGCCTGCGCAACTCATTCAGCAGGAGATACGCAAAGCAGAGGAAGTAAAGGAAGGCCTTTCAGAAGAGAATGATCACGCAACTGAATTTGTTTCTGAAGCCATTAACCGGATTGATACCTATATCTTCCAGTTACATGAAATAGCGAGGGATTTCAACCCAAAAGACTTTGACCTGGACCAGCAGACCTACCTCAAAGACAGAGGGGTTCACAGCCGTATTGGAAATAGAATTGAAAGATTAAAGGAACAAGGGGAAGCCAATGCCTCAACGGAAGACCCTATGTTAAGAGAAGGTGAGGAGGAGCAATAATCCTGTTCTCTCCTCACTGTTTAAACTTTTTGTCTAAGACGTTTTTGAACGTTTAAAAACCTGGTTTCAACAAAGGCATAGACTAAATAAAAGCCCCGCTTTCTGAGGCCTGGTTTCCAGACAGGCTTTGGCCTACGTTCCTAAGTTTAGTTTTGATTCCTTCGCGGCTAGGTAGATGTTTGCGCAGTTCCATGTTGTCCCACCACATTTTAAACTGCGGGTTCTTGTGCATCAGTTCTACCATTCTTTTCAGGATGAAAGGTAAAATGATGGTGGCGGTTTTAGAAGCTATTTCATATTCCATGCCCATCCGGACAATGTATTTGGCAACTACCAAATCCTTCAGCTCATCAAACAACAACTGTGAATCCTTTTCCAGGCAATCGCTTTTCACCATTTGGAAAACCAGCGGCAAATTTCCCTGCTCCATTTCCTGATGGAGCCAGATTTCGGCGGTTTCACGGGTTAGCTGTATTGTATTTGGAATATGCACCTGGTCCATGCCTGCTTTCCTGAGCAAAGCGGCTGCCTGACGTTGGCTTTGGGATAAAAACAGTAGAGACATAATGGTAGAACGTTTAGGTTTATATTGTACGCCCCAGAACCAAGTGGTGTTTCCTTCTTTAACATAATAACCGGGTAGAGGTTAGGCCCAATGCTTTCTGAGGGTGTTTTTATAAAAGGAAAGCTAAAATAGAACTCTAATCTACCTCTTGAGAATTAAGGCTTTATAGAAAAGGCTTCCTTGTAAATTGCTCTTTTTTTCTTTCCTGAAAATCCCTATGAAAATATTTGAGACATACAGGCGAAAGACAAAAAAGGCCCCGTTCTATACATACACCTTCAGGTAGCTGTACAGCTCAGAAAAACCTCGTACTTTTACAAGAACTACGCTGAACAAACTGTTTTAGCGAAGGGTTAAAGAAGTATGGAAACATCATTTCCCATGAACAATGAATCTCTTACGCTGGGCGGAATCTATTGCCCAAGCTTAATCAACTATACCCGCCGAGTTTCCCGAGAAGTACGTATTGGGGACCTCGCCATGGGCGGAAACAATCCCATCAGGGTACAGTCTATGACTACCGTAGACACCATGGACACCTTGGGGTCTGTGGAGCAGGTGATCAGGATGGTGGAGGCTGGTTGCGAATACGTGCGCATTACGGCTCCCAGCGTGAAAGAAGCCGAAAACCTTGGCGTAATCAAGAAAGAGTTACGTGCCAGAGGCTACAACGTGCCTTTGATAGCTGATATCCATTTCACGCCCAATGCCGCCGAGCTGGCCGCCCGCTTGGTGGAGAAGGTGCGCGTGAACCCAGGTAATTACGCTGATAAAAAGAAATTTCAGGTCATTGAATACACAGACGCTACCTACCAGGCAGAACTGGATAGAATCAGGGAGCGGTTTACACCGCTGGTGAACATCTGCAAAGAGTACGGTACCGCCATGCGCATCGGCACGAACCACGGTTCATTGTCTGACCGTATTTTAAGCCGCTACGGAGACACCCCGCTGGGCATGGTGGAAAGTGCGTTAGAGTTCCTCCGTATTTGCGAAGACCTGAACTACTATGACGTAGTGCTTTCCATGAAAGCGAGCAATACGCAGGTCATGGTGCAAGCTTACCGGTTGCTGGTGCAGAAACTGGAGGAAGAAAGATTACAGCCGTACCCGCTTCATTTAGGCGTCACCGAAGCTGGTGAAGGCGAAGATGGTCGAATAAAATCTGCCGTGGGCATTGGTACCCTGTTAGAGGACGGCCTGGGCGACACAGTGCGGGTTTCCCTAACGGAGGCTCCTGAACTGGAAGCCCCGGTGGCTAAAATGCTGATTGACCGCTACGCTACTCGTGCTGGTCATACGCCCATCAAACCGATATGCAATCTGCCGTATATTCCCTTCCAATACCATAGACGCGAAACCCGGGAGGTGCTGAACCTGGGTGGCCATAATGTGCCCAGGGTAGTGGCAGATTTAAGCCGTTTTGAGGAAATCACCTATGAAGACCTTCGGCCAGTAGGACATATTTATTCGCCTTCTCTGGACAAATTCCACATGACTGACCAGGGCGCTGACTACGTGTATACCGGCAGCACGCCCATCACGTTTATGCTCCCCAACGGTTTGAAGGAAATAGTAGATTACACTGTCTGGTTAGAAGCCGAACAACGTGAGGAGCGGTTTCCTTTGTACACGGCAGTCCAGTTTGAAACGGCTGGTTCGTATCATCCGCAGCTTAATTTTGTGCAGGTGTCACTTGGTCAGTTAACGAATGATTTCATAGAAACACTGCATAATCGTCCGGATGTGGTACTGATTCTGGAAACGGAAAACGAGCACGCCATGCCTGAACAGCGCAAAGCCTTCATCAGGCTTATGAACCAGGGGCAACCAGTACCAGTAATTATCAAGCGGTCCTATGAAGAGTTGACGGATGAACAGGTACAACTCTACGCGGCTACTGACGTGGGGGGCCTTTTGATTGACGGTTTTGGCGATGGGGTTTTGTTAAGCACCCAGGATCTCAGCTACCGGTCTAAAGAGGAGTGGGGCTACACATTAGAAGGGCTGAACAAACTAGCCTTTGGGATTCTGCAGGCTGCCCGCACCCGCATGAGTAAAACTGAGTACATCAGCTGCCCTAGTTGTGGACGTACCTTGTTTGACCTACAGGAAACCACCGCCATGATCAGAAAACGCACTGACCATTTAAAGGGCGTGAAGATTGGCATTATGGGCTGTATTGTGAACGGGCCGGGAGAGATGGCCGATGCTGATTACGGGTACGTGGGGGTAGGTAAAGGAAAGATTGCCTTGTACCGCGGGCAACAGGTGATAAAGAAGTCTGTGCCAGAGGAACGTGCTGTAGATGAGTTGATTGAGTTGATCAAAGAAGACGGAAACTGGAACGATCCGGTAGGTTTAGAGTAACTATAGACCTTGAATACCCAGAAGGTACCTTTACCGTTAATTTCGTCAATAAATAAAGTCCACCAAAAACAAGAAATGGTTGGGCTGCACCTACTCCGCATTTTTGGGGCCTTCTCTGTTGTGGTGATTCACTCTTCCGTTCCTATCACCTTTGGGTTTGGTAAAGTAAGTGATCATTTTTGGTTCATGAGTAATGCGCTCGAGTCTTTTTTTAGGTCAGGAGTAGGGATTTTCCTGCTGCTTTCCGGAGTTTTGCTTATTCCTAAAATAACAAATCGCGGGGAGTTCCTTAAGAAAAGACTTATGAGGGTTGTACCTCCTTTTCTATTCTGGTCTTTTGCTTACTGCTATCAAGCTAGAGCGCATTTTCCGCTTACACCGATAGAGATATTCCAAAAGATAGTTCATGGGGCTTCAACTCATTTATGGTTTGTACAAACCATTATCTTGCTTTACATTGGCTGTACTTTTTTTGGCCCTTTAATTTCAAAGCTAGAGAAGAGACATTTACTTTTTTTGTTGATTATAAGTGAAATGTTGCTGTTAGCGAGCCTGTATTATGAGGAATACCCATGGCTTAATGAGGTAAGAACATTGTGGGCAGGCTTTGTATTTATGCTTATGGGTTTTTACTTCAGTAAGTTAAAAATAGGTCTGAGAAAAAGGAGAATATATGGACTAATGATGTTCTTTGGCGGAACAATTTCCACCTTTGTAGGTACGTATCTTTATTCTAAAATTGAAGGCAGCTTTCAAGATTATTTCTATAGTATATTATCTCCAATCATTCTGTTCAAAACTTCCGGAACATATCTATTCTTTACCTCCATATCTCTTAAAGAAGGATTGTTGTTAAATTTCATAAGAGGAATTGCCAAAACCACTTTTGGGGTGTACCTCATTCACCCCCTTATTCTAGACGCGGTTTTATTCAAGCTTGGTATCTCGTATCAATTGGTAAATCCCTTAGTTGGGGTAACAGTAACGTCCATGTTGTGTTTTGCTATTTCTTCTCTGTTTTTTTATTTTCTCTCAAAATTTAGATACAGTAACTATTTGATGTAGTTTATTGTTGTTTATATGAACATTATAATTTTAAAGATGAAAGGCCTCTTTGATTTCTCAGAAGTTGCAACGTACTTCTTCCGTAAGAAGGACCCTAACCGTAAAACTAACTTCAACCTTCGCACCATGCACACCATAAATAAGGTGTCTATGCTCATGTTCCTATTCGGGTTGATCTATTTGATTTTTAAATGGGTGGCTCACTAAG is part of the Rufibacter tibetensis genome and harbors:
- the ispG gene encoding (E)-4-hydroxy-3-methylbut-2-enyl-diphosphate synthase, which codes for METSFPMNNESLTLGGIYCPSLINYTRRVSREVRIGDLAMGGNNPIRVQSMTTVDTMDTLGSVEQVIRMVEAGCEYVRITAPSVKEAENLGVIKKELRARGYNVPLIADIHFTPNAAELAARLVEKVRVNPGNYADKKKFQVIEYTDATYQAELDRIRERFTPLVNICKEYGTAMRIGTNHGSLSDRILSRYGDTPLGMVESALEFLRICEDLNYYDVVLSMKASNTQVMVQAYRLLVQKLEEERLQPYPLHLGVTEAGEGEDGRIKSAVGIGTLLEDGLGDTVRVSLTEAPELEAPVAKMLIDRYATRAGHTPIKPICNLPYIPFQYHRRETREVLNLGGHNVPRVVADLSRFEEITYEDLRPVGHIYSPSLDKFHMTDQGADYVYTGSTPITFMLPNGLKEIVDYTVWLEAEQREERFPLYTAVQFETAGSYHPQLNFVQVSLGQLTNDFIETLHNRPDVVLILETENEHAMPEQRKAFIRLMNQGQPVPVIIKRSYEELTDEQVQLYAATDVGGLLIDGFGDGVLLSTQDLSYRSKEEWGYTLEGLNKLAFGILQAARTRMSKTEYISCPSCGRTLFDLQETTAMIRKRTDHLKGVKIGIMGCIVNGPGEMADADYGYVGVGKGKIALYRGQQVIKKSVPEERAVDELIELIKEDGNWNDPVGLE
- a CDS encoding acyltransferase, whose protein sequence is MNTQKVPLPLISSINKVHQKQEMVGLHLLRIFGAFSVVVIHSSVPITFGFGKVSDHFWFMSNALESFFRSGVGIFLLLSGVLLIPKITNRGEFLKKRLMRVVPPFLFWSFAYCYQARAHFPLTPIEIFQKIVHGASTHLWFVQTIILLYIGCTFFGPLISKLEKRHLLFLLIISEMLLLASLYYEEYPWLNEVRTLWAGFVFMLMGFYFSKLKIGLRKRRIYGLMMFFGGTISTFVGTYLYSKIEGSFQDYFYSILSPIILFKTSGTYLFFTSISLKEGLLLNFIRGIAKTTFGVYLIHPLILDAVLFKLGISYQLVNPLVGVTVTSMLCFAISSLFFYFLSKFRYSNYLM
- a CDS encoding DUF6728 family protein, encoding MKGLFDFSEVATYFFRKKDPNRKTNFNLRTMHTINKVSMLMFLFGLIYLIFKWVAH